Proteins encoded together in one Bosea sp. (in: a-proteobacteria) window:
- a CDS encoding OB-fold domain-containing protein translates to MSLPVIHPRKSLDSEPYWEGCRQGELRFQRCRHCRETVFHARALCPYCLSDALDWERSAGRGSVYSWSLQHVPLRPGAGEARPRLLGIAALDEGFHMFAEFVAEGAGEIAIGARLEVFFDRVDETLTLPKFKVLAGAGR, encoded by the coding sequence ATGTCCCTTCCCGTCATCCACCCGCGCAAGAGCCTCGACAGCGAGCCGTATTGGGAAGGCTGCCGGCAGGGCGAATTGCGCTTCCAGCGCTGTCGCCATTGCCGGGAGACGGTGTTCCATGCGCGCGCGTTGTGCCCCTACTGCCTCTCCGACGCGCTCGACTGGGAGCGCTCGGCCGGGCGCGGCAGCGTCTATTCCTGGTCGCTGCAGCACGTCCCGCTGCGGCCCGGGGCGGGCGAGGCACGGCCCAGGCTTCTGGGGATCGCCGCGCTCGACGAAGGCTTCCACATGTTCGCGGAGTTCGTCGCGGAAGGAGCGGGGGAGATCGCGATCGGCGCCCGGCTCGAGGTCTTCTTCGACCGGGTCGACGAGACGCTGACCCTGCCGAAGTTCAAGGTGCTCGCCGGAGCCGGGCGATGA
- a CDS encoding AMP-binding protein, protein MPYTDDYRFEIRETCLGDALDQAAGRWDGRIGWVFGEEQIGFSEMRQRTDAVAASLLALGIRPGDVVAVWTPNLAAFAYCEFACAKVGAIIAAINTRSKSFELEHVLQHSDARLLVMVDAFLKHDFAATLAELAPLAERGPDGRVRASRLPHLERVVSLSPKPAPGALCWEDFLALGRDIPREALRQRQGERHWSEPVVLQYTSGTTALPKGALCNHRYVLNFGIAFLKPTGLNGGDVFLNTQPFYHVGGSCGALPVPLAEGTKVVSAEYYETETILRLIERERCTIRSGYGAMYVMEMSHPRFREFDISSLRGGWCVGTPALMQRVMDEMNLPGLVQIYGATEGGGTSGHPAEPREERAATCGRPVHGTEFAIQDPETGAFLPAGQTGEVLLRGWWKMNGYLKQPDATAKTIDPDGWVHTGDLGSLDAQGRLIFASRLKDMLKIGGENVSAEEVESVLLGHPKVVQAAVIGAPDDRLTEVVMAIVEPREGETVTSEEIVSFCVQRMANFRVPRYVRLIAEWPLTGSGKIQKHKLRETFLADFRKAS, encoded by the coding sequence ATGCCCTATACCGACGATTACCGCTTCGAGATCCGCGAAACCTGCCTCGGCGACGCGCTGGACCAGGCCGCCGGGCGCTGGGACGGGCGCATCGGCTGGGTCTTCGGCGAAGAGCAGATCGGCTTCAGCGAGATGCGGCAGCGCACGGACGCCGTCGCGGCGAGCCTGCTGGCGCTCGGCATCCGGCCCGGCGACGTCGTCGCGGTCTGGACGCCGAATCTCGCCGCCTTCGCCTATTGCGAGTTCGCCTGCGCCAAGGTCGGCGCGATCATCGCCGCGATCAACACCCGCTCGAAATCCTTCGAGCTCGAGCATGTGCTCCAGCACAGCGATGCGCGCCTGCTCGTCATGGTCGATGCCTTCCTCAAGCACGATTTCGCCGCGACGCTGGCCGAGCTCGCGCCCCTCGCCGAACGCGGGCCGGACGGCAGGGTGCGGGCCTCGCGCCTGCCGCATCTGGAACGCGTGGTCAGCCTCTCGCCGAAGCCCGCGCCGGGCGCGCTTTGCTGGGAGGATTTCCTGGCGCTGGGGCGGGACATCCCGCGCGAGGCGCTGCGCCAGCGGCAGGGCGAGCGGCACTGGAGCGAGCCGGTGGTGCTGCAATACACCTCGGGAACCACCGCCCTGCCGAAGGGCGCGCTCTGCAACCATCGCTACGTGCTGAACTTCGGCATCGCCTTCCTGAAGCCGACCGGCCTCAACGGCGGGGACGTCTTCCTCAACACGCAGCCCTTCTACCATGTCGGCGGCTCGTGCGGCGCGCTTCCCGTGCCGCTGGCGGAAGGCACGAAGGTCGTCAGCGCCGAATATTACGAGACCGAGACGATCCTGCGCCTGATCGAGCGCGAGCGCTGCACGATCCGCTCCGGCTATGGCGCGATGTACGTGATGGAGATGAGCCATCCGCGCTTTCGCGAATTCGACATCTCCAGCCTGCGCGGCGGCTGGTGCGTCGGCACGCCTGCGCTGATGCAGCGCGTCATGGATGAAATGAACCTCCCCGGCCTCGTCCAGATCTATGGCGCGACCGAGGGCGGGGGCACCTCCGGCCATCCGGCCGAGCCGCGCGAGGAGCGGGCCGCCACCTGCGGGCGGCCGGTGCACGGCACCGAGTTCGCGATCCAGGACCCGGAGACGGGCGCCTTCCTGCCGGCCGGGCAGACCGGCGAGGTCCTGCTGCGCGGCTGGTGGAAGATGAACGGCTATCTGAAGCAGCCCGACGCGACGGCGAAGACGATCGACCCCGATGGCTGGGTTCATACCGGCGATCTTGGCTCGCTCGACGCGCAGGGACGGCTGATCTTCGCCAGCCGCCTCAAGGACATGCTGAAGATCGGCGGCGAGAACGTCTCGGCCGAGGAGGTCGAGAGCGTTCTGCTCGGCCATCCCAAGGTGGTGCAGGCGGCGGTCATCGGCGCGCCGGACGACAGGCTCACCGAGGTCGTCATGGCGATCGTCGAGCCGCGCGAGGGCGAGACCGTCACCAGCGAGGAGATCGTCAGCTTCTGCGTGCAGCGGATGGCGAATTTCCGCGTGCCCCGCTATGTCCGGCTGATCGCGGAATGGCCGCTGACCGGCAGCGGCAAGATCCAGAAGCACAAGCTGCGCGAAACCTTCCTCGCGGATTTCCGCAAGGCCTCCTGA